In the genome of Synergistaceae bacterium, the window CCGCTTACATTGGAGCGGGCGGCCTGGGAGAGCTCGTCATGTTCGGCATCAATTACATGAACCTGACTGTCATTCTGACCGGAGGGATCACCGTTGCGCTGCTGTCGCTGACGGTGGACGCCGTCTTCGGGCTGATTCAAAAAAGACTGTCCATTTTCTGTTCCTGAATTTTATTTTCTATTGGTTTTATTACCATTAGTTTTATTTCTAATAAATTCTATCGATAAAGGAGAAAAATGTTATGAGGAAAAATGCAGGAAGTATTCGTGCAGTCAGGGGATTTATTTTTGCCGCCGCGCTCGTTTTTCTGTCCGCCGTTTTCGCCGGCGGCGCCGACGCCGCTGAAGGAGGCGCAAAAAAGGTCATCATCGCCTCCAAGGGATTTGCCGAAAACCAGATCGTCGCCAAGCTGTATCAGTACGCGCTCGAGGAAAAGGGCTTCACGGTGGAATTTATCGACAACCTGGACAACACCGTCCTCTGGACCGCCATTGAAAAAGGCGACATCGACCTCTATCCGGAATATACAAACACCGGTATTACCAACGTGTTGAAGCTCGCCCCGATTTACGATTCGGACGAAGCGTACCGGGTCGCAAAGGAGAAATATAAGGAAAAATTCAACATCGTCTGGCTGCAACCTTCCAACATCAACAACACCTACTGCCTTGTCGTTCCCAAAAAAATCGCGGACAAACTGGGGCTTGCGGATATTTCCGACGTTCAGAAACACGCGAAGGAACTCCGCGCCGTGCAGGGGGGAACCGACTGGACGGAAAGAGCCGACCACCTGCAGGCGATGGAAAAAGGGTATGGCAAATTCGAATTTAAAAGCCGCAAGAGCTTCGATTCGGGGCTGAAGTACTCAATTCTGCTGAACGATCAGGGAGACGTCACGATGGGATATACCACGGATCCTCAGCTGGAAGATCCGAACCTGGTCACGCTGACGGACAGCCGCCAGATTTGGCCGCCTTACTATCTGACCCCAATTATTCGGCAGGAAAAACTGAGTCAGTATCCCGAAATAGAAAACATTCTCGACAGAGTTACGGCGCAGCTGCAGCCCAAAGCCGTCATCGGCCTCAGCGCCGACGTGGTTCTGCGGCACGAGGAGTACGAAGACGTGGCGAAAGATTTTTATGCAAAAACCCTTGCGGGAAAATAAATTCTTCAAAAAATCATAAGATATATCTTCAAATATAAATTATGAGATTTTGGACGTTTTTTCTCAGGCAGCACAACAGAATGTTCACCCTGTTGGGGCAGCATATGACGATTGTGGCGCTGGCGCTGACCATCGCCGCCTGCATCGCGCTGCCTCTGGGGTACTTCCTTTCCCGCACCAGATGGATATCCACCGCGGTCATCGGCGTGTTCAGCACGATTTACTCGGTTCCCAGCATCGCGCTTCTGGTCATCCTCATTCCCTTCACGGGGCTGGGAATGCGGACCGCGGTGATTGTGATCTGCCTTTACGCGCAGTTCATTCTGCTGCGCAACGTCGTTACGAGCTTTCAGGCGATAGACCCCGCCATTCTGGAGGCCAGCCGGGGAATGGGTCTCAGCGACAGGGAGATTCTGTTCCGGATTGAGCTGCCCCTGATTGCGCCCAGGCTGATCTCCGGCTTCCGCATAGCGGCGTTATCCTCCATCAGTATAGCGACGATCGCCGCCACCATCAACAGCGGAGGAATAGGCACGCTGATGTTCGAAGGGGTAAGGACCCTGCACATGGTCAAACTCGTGTGGGGCATCCTGCTCGTCTCGATGCTCTCCCTCCTGACGAACCAGCTGCTGACGAAGGCGGAAACTCACTTTTCGAACAGAGCGCGGGGACTCGTCCGCCGGAAACAAAAAGGCGCTCCTGATGAAATATATGAAGACACGGTTCTATAATGCGAGGAGACTGAAATGAATAACGCTGTATTTGAAAAAGCCATGGAGCTGTACGACGTTCCCACCGAGTTCCGCGAAGAGGCCCGTCTGATGCTTACGGACGCGGAAATCGAGTTCATCGCCGCGGCGGGCAAAGACCTGTACTCCGTCGCCCGGCTGACCGACCTGATCACGAAAAACCGCATCAGCGACGAACCGGAAGAATTTATCCGGGACATGTATCATCGGGCCGTCCTCGCCAAAGTGGTCCCCGATCGCAAAGATCCAGCCTCCGCCCTCTACGGCAGCATCGACATTCCCTTCGAAAGCATCGGCCAGCGGGTCGTCAGCGAGGAGGAGAACAGGAAAGCCTTATACAGGATTACGGATTTTTACGTCCGTTATCCCTATTTCGCGCAGTTTGAACCTGAAAAATACGCGCCGGTCAGCAAAGAAAAAAAAGCCGCCATGAACGAGTGGGATTTGCAGGTTTATATGGAAAAATATTCCCACATTATTCGCGGCAAAATAGCGGGTATTGAGGAAAAAATGCACCAAAACGACTTTCTCTCTCTGGACGAAGCCATGAAAGTTCTGGAGAAAAACAAAGATTTCATTTATATTCTGCCCTGCAACTGCAAAATGATGGAGTATTACCACGACTGGCCTTCCAGCGTGTGCGTCCGCTTTTATGGCGGGATTAACACCGAATATGACCGGGGCTACGGCGAGCGCGTCTCGCTGGAAGAGGCGAAGAAGCGGGTGAAGGAGTGGAATCGCAGAGGACTGATGCAGGTCGGAGAGGGATTCAGCATGTGCAACTGCGAGGGACAGACGTGTTATCCGGTTAAAATGGCCAAACGTTTGAACACAAGGCTGATTTACCCCAAATCCAACCACCGCACCGTCTGGCATGAAGAAAAGTGCGTCAGCTGCAAAAAATGCGTCCAAATCTGTAATTTTCAGGCCTTTTTTGTAGATGACGATAAAAAAGTGCGATTTAATGAAGATAAATGCTGGGGTTGCACCATTTGTTCCTCGAATTGCCCACGGGGAGCGATTACGCTGACGCCGAGATGACGGAACCGCGTTTTCCAGAAGGTCACGGCAGGGAGAAATTATCCTGCAATCGCGCCAGTATTGTTACAGAAGCTGTTCCGGGCGAAGACGTCAGCCTCGACGTCCTTGTGGCGGTGGCGCGTCACGATGTACGCGTTTCCTTCAATAGCGCCTGCCGTGAAAGGGTGGAGCGAAGCAGGGCGCTGACGGAGCGATTCATCAGAGAAAAGCGCGTGATTTACGGCGTGACGACAGGGGTGGGCGAAAACGTGCGCCGCATCATTTCGGAGGACGAAGCCGGACGTTATCAGGAAAACATCCTGCTTACCCACTGCACCAGCGTGGGAGAACCTCTGGATCGGGAAGCGGTGCGGGCGACGATGTTCGTCATGCTCCTCAACATGGGGGCCGGGTACTCCGGCGTCCGGATGGAGACGCTGGAAAAACTCGCCGCAATGCTCAACAGAGACGTCGTCCCCTGGGCCCCTTCTCACGGGTCTGTGGGTTACCTGGCCATTGAAGCGCATATCGCTCTGGTTTTGACGGGCAGAGGCAAAGCCTGGTTCGGAGGAGAGCTTCTGGACGGCGGAGAAGCCATGAAACGCGCGGGAATCCGCCCTGTCGTCCCAACCCACAGAGAGGGGCTCTGCCTGATAAGCGGCTGTACGTCAATAACGGCTTTGGGCGCTTTGGCGGCCTGCGACGCCCGAAATCTGGTCTCCACGGCAGATGTGATCGCCGCCTGCACGCTGGAAGTCCTGCACGCGAATCTCTCGTCCTTCGACGAGAGGGTCATGTCGGCCAAACGTCAGCCGGAACAGCAAAGGATAGCCCGGCATATTCTGAAGATATTGAACGGGAGCGCTGACCACGGGGAAAGGAACCTCCAGGACGCACTGTCCCTTCGCTGCGTCCCTCAGGCCCACGGAGCGGCGCGCAGAACCATCGAGGACGCAGTGAGCGTTCTGGAAAATGAGCTCCATTCCTGCAACGACAATCCCATCATCCACCCGTCCGGGGAGGTCATCAGCGCCTGCAACGCCGACGCGGGATTCACGGGCATCGAGAGCGATTCCCTGTGCATTGCCATGGGATACCTGTCCAAAATTTCCGAGCGCCGGACAGATCGCCTGCTCAACGAGTATGTGAGCGGCCTTCCTCCCTTCCTGACGCCGGATCCCGGAAGCAACAGCGGGTATATGGAACTGCAAAACTCCTCGGCGGGACTGATGGGAGAGATACGCGTTCTTTCGCACCCCGCCTCCGTCGATTCGATCCCCACCTGCGCCCTGCAGGAAGATTACGTGAGCATGGGATACAACGCGGCCCGCAAAGCCAGGCAGGTCGTGGAACTGGCGGAATACGTGCTGGGCAATGAGCTGCTTGCGGCCGTTCAGGCGGCGGAATTTCGCTCCGGTGAAGACGCGCCTTCTCCTGTGACGGCGGCAATCGCCGCGGCCGTCCGGGAGAAAGCTCCTTTTATGAAAAACGATCACTACATCGCGCCCGATATGGAGTGGGCCCATACCCTCGTTCACTCAGGGCGGATACGCGCCATCGCCGAAAAAATCATCGGCCCCATGTTCTAACTTTCAGACCCCCCAGATGTGGATGTCCCGTCCGTCGCGTGAAACAACGTCAACTGAGCTTCCGTCTGACGGGGTTCTGCGTGTGCCTTCCGCATGGCGCCTCCGTTGAAGGAATTGACTTCTACGTCCTCGTTTCCCCACTGATGCCAGCCCTGTCGATGAAAACGGGCGAACAGTTCAAGATAAGGACCGGGAGAACAGGACTCTATCAGGTCGTAAAATTCATCCGGCTTACGGGAATGTTCCCGTTTACGGGTGGACAGGACATTGACCTGTGTTCTTCCGGGATCAAGGGTCCTCATCCCTCCGCGGACACCGAAAAGCAGCAGTTCCGTCACATTCCTGAAGTAAAATCCAACGCCTCTGCCGTCAGGGCCGCCGTCTTTTCGGATCTTATACCAGACCAGATTCGTTTTATAGGTGAAACCCCAGGACGCCATAACTCTCAGTCCTTCGGACAGCAAGGCATTCGGAACCCACAGGTAAAGATGTGATTTTGCGGCAGCCAGCTTTGCGATTGGCAAAGACATGATTTCTTCCAGTTCCATTGTGGGATAACGCAACAATCGCCTGTGTTCAGGAGCGACCTTTCCTGTACGGTTCTGGAACTGCCAAGGCGGATCCGCTAGAATTGTAGTGTAATGAAGGCCGGTAGCAGCTTTATTGATCAAATCTTCCGACGGGCTGATTTCAGCGGCGGTAATGCTGCGGATGTTAGAGTTCACAGAAATCTCTCCGTTCTCAGACGCTAAATGAAAACAACTTCTCTGGGAATCCCGATCAACAGCAAAGGACAGGGATTTCCCACTCCGCGATGCACACGATCTTCCAATTTGCGCCAGTGCGTCGTGGCCTCGCCAAATTTATCCGAAACAAAGGCCTCCGCCCATCCCTTTTCAAAAGAGTTCTTCTGCGCCGCCTTTTGAGCGATGATACGACGCTGGCGAACTGTTGGAGAATAATATTTTTGCACCGCCTCAATGTTATTCAAAGCGTTCTTTTCGGCAAATTCGGCAACAAGTTCTCTGAGAGATTCCTGCAGGGTCTGTCCTCGGGTAATGATAGATCCGATCGAAATAACTCCATCAGCGTGCAGTCTTTTGAAGTTTTCCAGATCCCGGTCAAAAAAAGGATCTTTGTTGTTCCATTCGATTTCCAGCGCAAAAACGCCCGATGGGAATCGTTTTACATGATCAAGTTCGTGGGATATGAATTCTTTTTCCTCACCATCTATAATTTTTTTAATTTCAAAATTATGCTTCTTCCACCCATATTCACCGGAAAGTTTTTTCCGTAATCGCTGAGTCAGTTCTCCTTCTCCTCCTCCGCCGAAAATCAGTTCTTCTCCAGGGATGCGTACTTCCAGAAGTACATTTTCCAGTTCCTGAAGCGCTTGGGGCATATCGTATTTCAGTATGGCTTCCGCGTGGTGCAGCGCTAAAATTTGAAATCCTTTGTGTTTCAGCTTCTCCAGCATACCTGTCTTTCCTCACTTATACTCTGTGCGGCTTCCGCATTATTTTAGCACTGATATTCCACACCACCGTTCACCGTATGTCTTTCCGGGAACGTTCTTATACCCCCCAGATGTGGATGTCCCGTCCGTCGGAGCTTTGTTCCACTCGGTCGTAGATTTTTTCGGCCCATCCCCAGCCGGGGCGCTCGTCGCAGACGATCAGGTGGGCTTCTCCGGCGGAGGCGCGGCTGGCGCATCGGGCCGTCTGCATCAGCCCTTCGGAAAACACCTGCTTGGGATCGGGGTTGTTCTGGCGAATCGTCTTCAGCTCCAGCACAATACGCTGCTCCTGCTGCTGATCCGGAAGCGCCGATTTCGGATAGCGCCAGCGGATAAGGAGATCCACCCGACCCAGCCCCAGCCCGTAATGACGGTCCAAAAGTCCGCCGCCGTTCAGAATCCTCTGCAAAAAGGCCTGCATCAGCAGATGAAAAACCGCGTCTCTGTAAGCGCAACCCTTTTTCCAGCCTTCCAGCTGCTCCTGACAAATCCTCTGAAACACCTGAAGAGCCTGATCCATGTCCAGCCGGCCGTCGGTCTGGACGTACCAGTCCCTGGTGGGGGAAGACGTCAGCCCGGCCTCCATGAGATAGGAAAGCTCCCGGGGAAGAACCTCGCGATAAATGCCGTTGGCGACCACGTAGTTGCCGTCCTCGTTTCGCACCAGACCCAGGTCGGTCACATAGCGCAGATCTTCCGGAAGGGGCTTTTCCTCCATGGCCGACCAGTTTTTCCCAGCCAGTATGGGAGAAAGCACGCGACTCACCCGGGGCTCGTTAAAGCTGTTGACAAGCCAGTCCAGATGGACTCCCCGCTCCGCTGTCAGAAGCGCGGCGGCTTCTTCGATCATGGGCGGCGTCACCGGTCTGCCGCGGTCTCGACCCTCCGGAAGTTTCCAGGTCGCCTGATGGGCCAGGGCGTTGACCAGCCAGGGCTGACCCCGGGTCAAATCCCAGATTTTTTCGTAAATGGATTCCCGAAAAATCTGCCCCGTGGCGTTCGTGTGCAGTTCGTACAGCTCCTGAATCTCGCCGGGGGAAAAATCCGGCAGGCGCAGGGATTCAGACCGGATGTTGAAACACCTCTCTCCGGTGACCACCTCGCCGGTCTCCTCGTAAATGTAACAGTCCCGCACGTCGCGCACTCCGCAGAGCAGCACGGAGAGCGGCGCGCGGGACGGACGTTTTTCGTAGCTTTTACGGAGCTGGCATAAAACGGAAACCAGCGTATCCCCCACAAGAGAGTCGATTTCATCGATGAGCAGCACCAGAGGTTTGTCCAGGTCCAGGCAAAAGTCCTCAATCAGCTTTCCCAGAGCCGCGTGTTCCCCTACCTCGTTCAGAAGAGCCGAAACCCGTCCCGCAGGCGGAGCGACCGGGAGAAACCTTTCCGCGGCGCTGACAAACTCGGACATGATGGTTCGAATGCCCGAAGCCACGTTGCCCCGGGCCGTCTGGGCGGACTCGACGCTGAAATAGACGCAGCGGTACCTGCCCTCTCCGTCAACGGCCTTCAGAATGGAGAGCAGCGCCGTGGTTTTTCCCGTCTGACGGGGCGCGTGCAGCGTAAAATATTTACGCTGTTCAATCAGAGAGGCAATTTCCGTGTAGTTGATTCGGCGCAACGGATTCAGCGAATAATGAATATCTTCCTGAATGGGTCCCGCTGTGTTAAAAAATTTTTCCAAGGGCTGAAACTCCGCTTCGCCTGCCGCCATTCCCCTTCATTCCCCCTCCGTTGTATATAGTATAATACAACTGTATAGGGAATTTTATTATTATTCATTCTTTATAAAAAGGCGTATCAACTCCCCTAAGGCTCCGTCATACCTCCTGTCCGGCCTCGTACCAGAAGGGACGCAGCAGTTTCAGGCGGCAGGCCTCCCCCGTATCGGGACCCGGCGCCCGCCGGCCCTTCTGAACCCGCAGCTCCTGACCTCCGGCTTTGATCTGGTAGTCCACCACCTCGCCCAGGAAGGCTTTGCGGGTGACCACTCCGGGCAGCCCGTCGGCCTCTCCCTCTCCGCAGAAATCGATCTCCGAGGGACGGCTGGCCAGAGACAGCTCACCGGTTTTCCCCAGCAGTTCGGGAGGCGGCGTCAGCCCCGGCGGCAGGCGCGTGTCTCCGGAGCGATCCTCTCCGTCGGCCGGCCGCAGACAGAAGGCGTTTTCGCCCTCCCAAACCACCCGCAGAAAGTTGGACAGGCCGATGAAACTGAACACGAAGCGATTGGCCGGGTTGTTGTAAACGGCGAGAGGGGTGTCGATCTGCTGGACGACGCCCAGCTTCATGACCAGAATGCGGTCCGACAGCGCCATGGCCTCGGCCTGGTCGTGGGTCACGTAGATGATGGAAAATCCGTATTTGCGCTGAAGGTCCCGAATCTCGAAGCGCATTTCCTCCCGAAGATGGGGGTCCAGGCTGGACAGGGGTTCATCCAGAAGCATGACGTCCGGGTTGATGGCCAGAGCCCGGGCCAGAGCCACCCGCTGTTTGCCCCCGCCGGAGAGGTCCGCCGGGCTTTCGCTCGCCGCGGAAAGCAGGTTGGTGGCGGAAAGGGCGTCCTTCGTCCGACGGTCGATTTCCGCCCCGGGAAGTTTGCGGAGCCGCAGAGGGAAGGCCACGTTCTCCCGAACCGACATGTGGGGCCACACGGCGAAGGCCTGAAAGACCATGCCGAAGTCGCGCTTTTCCGGGGGAAGGTAATAATTTTTCGCCCGGGAGGAAATCAGGCGTCCGCCCACGTGGATCTCGCCTTCGCTCAGGTCCTCGAAACCCGCCACCATCCGCAGGGTCGTGGTCTTGCCGCAGCCCGAGGGTCCCAGCATGGAGAAGCACTCTCCCTTTTCGATGGAGAGGTTCAGGGCGTCCACCGCCGTGACGGACCCGAAGCGTTTCGTTACGTCTATAAGCTGTACATGTGCCATGATTGTTTACCCGCCTCTGTCCTTTCTGCCTCTAGCCTTTGGCTCTGGCGCCCATGAAGCGCTCCACGAGAATCTGGCCCGTCACGATGATGATGAGAGCAATGCCCGCCAGCGCGGCGGAAACCACGGTCTCCCCGTCCTCGTTCAGGGTGTAGATGGCCACCCCGATGGTGCGCGTCGTGGGGGCGTAGAGCATGATGGAAACGGTCAGCTCGCGCAGGGAGGGGAGGAAGATGAGAAAGAAGGCCGCGAACATGCCCGGACGCACCAGAGGCAGAACCACGTCCTTCAGGGCCTGCCACATGGTGGCGCCGCAGACCCGGGCCGCCTCCACGAGGGAATCGTGAACCTGCTCCAGAGCGGCGGAGTTGGCCCGAAGGGAAAAGGCCATGTAACGGGCAATGTAGGCCACGAGAATGATCCATACGGTGTTGTACAGGTTCACTCCGTACTTCCCGCTCCAGGCCAGAATCACGCCGAGGGCGATGACCGAGCCGGGAACCGAGAAGGGCAGCATCCCCAGAAACTCCAGAATCCCCTTGCCCCGAACCTTCATCTTGACGATGACGTAGGAGATCATGACCCCCGCGAACATGGTGATGATCGCCGCGCTGAACCCCAGCACGACGCTGTTGCGGATGGCGTCACGGGTGACCTTGTAGCTGAAGAGGATGAATTTGTAGTTGTCCAGCGAAAGATTTTCCCAGGTGAAGGGCAGGCCGTAGGTCTTCAGCCCTCCCACGAGGAAAATGACCAGGGTGGGCAGGACGATGGTGAACCCGATGTAGGCCAGGCAGAAAAGGAAAAGGGGAATTCGCAGAGTGCGCAGCTTCAGCTCCATGGGGCGGAAGCTTTTTCCCGCGATGATCTGATAGTGGCCCCGGCTGAGGATTTTACCCTGAAGCCAGATAATCAGGGTCGCCGCCAGCACGAGAACCGTGGCCAGCACCGTGCCCGTACGAATGGAGGCGAAGCTGCCGGCGCTCTGGTGGATGCGCTGATAAATCAGAGTCGGAATGTTGAAAATGCCGTTCTCGATGCCCAGCACCGCCACGGTCCCGAAGTGGGCCATGGAGTACAGCATGATCAGGAGCGCGCCGGAAAGAATGCTGGGCAGCACCAGGGGAATGGTGATTTTTCGGGTGATGGTGAAGAGCCCGGCCCCCGAAATGCGGGCGGATTCCTCCAGAGTGGGGTCCATGCGCTCCAGAGCGCCGCAGACCTGGATGAACACGAAGGGAAAGAGGTACATGATCTCCACCAGCATGATGCCCGCATAGCTGTAGATGTTGAAAATGGGGCCGCTGAGGCCGAAGGTCGTCATGAAGAACCGGTTGATGAAGCCCGCCCTGGGGGAGAGCAGCATCTTCCAGGCCATGGCTCCGATGAAGGAGGGCAGCATGAAGGGGACGAGGAACATGGCCTTCATGAAGCGTTTGCAGGGCAGGTCCGTGCGGGTCACCAGCCAGGCAAAGAAGGTCCCCACCACCGTGCTGCCGATGGTGGTGCCGGTGGCGATGATCAGGGAGTTGACCAGCGCCTGCCAGGTGTCCGGCTCCCGAATGATCCGGAGGACGTCGGCGAGGTTGAACTTCCCGTCGACCCAGAACGCGTTGAAGAGAATGAGCAGAACGGGCACGGCCACCACGACCACGAGGATGGAGATGGAGAGAAAGAGAATGATCTGGGCGGTGCCGAAATGGCTTTTTTGAGTGATGGGATTCATGATCGAACCTCCGAACTCGAGCCCGACGCACTGGTTTTTTCATTTTTATCATTTTTTTCGACGCTTTCAATGCTTTCGGCGTCGAACCAGTGCAGGCTCAGAAAATCGAGGGCGCAGTCCTCGCCCTCTTTGAACATCAGGTCGCTCTTCAGGGCCTCGTGGGTTTCGATGCTGGTGCGGAGCGTCGCCCCGTCCACGTCGATGAGATAGTCCATCATGGCCCCCAGAAAGCTGGCCCGCCGGACGATTCCCCGAAGTCCTCCCGCCTCCGCCCTGCCCAGCCGGCTGATCCGCACATCCGACGGGCGAAAACCGGCAAAGGCCTTCCCGCTCTCGATTCCAGCCTGATGCGGATCCGCAGGCTGTTCTTTACTGCCCTTCCAGGCCCGGAGAATATTCTGCCCGCCGTCGCCCA includes:
- a CDS encoding ABC transporter permease, encoding MFTLLGQHMTIVALALTIAACIALPLGYFLSRTRWISTAVIGVFSTIYSVPSIALLVILIPFTGLGMRTAVIVICLYAQFILLRNVVTSFQAIDPAILEASRGMGLSDREILFRIELPLIAPRLISGFRIAALSSISIATIAATINSGGIGTLMFEGVRTLHMVKLVWGILLVSMLSLLTNQLLTKAETHFSNRARGLVRRKQKGAPDEIYEDTVL
- a CDS encoding 4Fe-4S binding protein, with the translated sequence MNNAVFEKAMELYDVPTEFREEARLMLTDAEIEFIAAAGKDLYSVARLTDLITKNRISDEPEEFIRDMYHRAVLAKVVPDRKDPASALYGSIDIPFESIGQRVVSEEENRKALYRITDFYVRYPYFAQFEPEKYAPVSKEKKAAMNEWDLQVYMEKYSHIIRGKIAGIEEKMHQNDFLSLDEAMKVLEKNKDFIYILPCNCKMMEYYHDWPSSVCVRFYGGINTEYDRGYGERVSLEEAKKRVKEWNRRGLMQVGEGFSMCNCEGQTCYPVKMAKRLNTRLIYPKSNHRTVWHEEKCVSCKKCVQICNFQAFFVDDDKKVRFNEDKCWGCTICSSNCPRGAITLTPR
- a CDS encoding aromatic amino acid ammonia-lyase: MFLELPTGSDYADAEMTEPRFPEGHGREKLSCNRASIVTEAVPGEDVSLDVLVAVARHDVRVSFNSACRERVERSRALTERFIREKRVIYGVTTGVGENVRRIISEDEAGRYQENILLTHCTSVGEPLDREAVRATMFVMLLNMGAGYSGVRMETLEKLAAMLNRDVVPWAPSHGSVGYLAIEAHIALVLTGRGKAWFGGELLDGGEAMKRAGIRPVVPTHREGLCLISGCTSITALGALAACDARNLVSTADVIAACTLEVLHANLSSFDERVMSAKRQPEQQRIARHILKILNGSADHGERNLQDALSLRCVPQAHGAARRTIEDAVSVLENELHSCNDNPIIHPSGEVISACNADAGFTGIESDSLCIAMGYLSKISERRTDRLLNEYVSGLPPFLTPDPGSNSGYMELQNSSAGLMGEIRVLSHPASVDSIPTCALQEDYVSMGYNAARKARQVVELAEYVLGNELLAAVQAAEFRSGEDAPSPVTAAIAAAVREKAPFMKNDHYIAPDMEWAHTLVHSGRIRAIAEKIIGPMF
- a CDS encoding ATP-binding protein — encoded protein: MEKFFNTAGPIQEDIHYSLNPLRRINYTEIASLIEQRKYFTLHAPRQTGKTTALLSILKAVDGEGRYRCVYFSVESAQTARGNVASGIRTIMSEFVSAAERFLPVAPPAGRVSALLNEVGEHAALGKLIEDFCLDLDKPLVLLIDEIDSLVGDTLVSVLCQLRKSYEKRPSRAPLSVLLCGVRDVRDCYIYEETGEVVTGERCFNIRSESLRLPDFSPGEIQELYELHTNATGQIFRESIYEKIWDLTRGQPWLVNALAHQATWKLPEGRDRGRPVTPPMIEEAAALLTAERGVHLDWLVNSFNEPRVSRVLSPILAGKNWSAMEEKPLPEDLRYVTDLGLVRNEDGNYVVANGIYREVLPRELSYLMEAGLTSSPTRDWYVQTDGRLDMDQALQVFQRICQEQLEGWKKGCAYRDAVFHLLMQAFLQRILNGGGLLDRHYGLGLGRVDLLIRWRYPKSALPDQQQEQRIVLELKTIRQNNPDPKQVFSEGLMQTARCASRASAGEAHLIVCDERPGWGWAEKIYDRVEQSSDGRDIHIWGV
- a CDS encoding ABC transporter ATP-binding protein is translated as MAHVQLIDVTKRFGSVTAVDALNLSIEKGECFSMLGPSGCGKTTTLRMVAGFEDLSEGEIHVGGRLISSRAKNYYLPPEKRDFGMVFQAFAVWPHMSVRENVAFPLRLRKLPGAEIDRRTKDALSATNLLSAASESPADLSGGGKQRVALARALAINPDVMLLDEPLSSLDPHLREEMRFEIRDLQRKYGFSIIYVTHDQAEAMALSDRILVMKLGVVQQIDTPLAVYNNPANRFVFSFIGLSNFLRVVWEGENAFCLRPADGEDRSGDTRLPPGLTPPPELLGKTGELSLASRPSEIDFCGEGEADGLPGVVTRKAFLGEVVDYQIKAGGQELRVQKGRRAPGPDTGEACRLKLLRPFWYEAGQEV
- a CDS encoding iron ABC transporter permease, which gives rise to MNPITQKSHFGTAQIILFLSISILVVVVAVPVLLILFNAFWVDGKFNLADVLRIIREPDTWQALVNSLIIATGTTIGSTVVGTFFAWLVTRTDLPCKRFMKAMFLVPFMLPSFIGAMAWKMLLSPRAGFINRFFMTTFGLSGPIFNIYSYAGIMLVEIMYLFPFVFIQVCGALERMDPTLEESARISGAGLFTITRKITIPLVLPSILSGALLIMLYSMAHFGTVAVLGIENGIFNIPTLIYQRIHQSAGSFASIRTGTVLATVLVLAATLIIWLQGKILSRGHYQIIAGKSFRPMELKLRTLRIPLFLFCLAYIGFTIVLPTLVIFLVGGLKTYGLPFTWENLSLDNYKFILFSYKVTRDAIRNSVVLGFSAAIITMFAGVMISYVIVKMKVRGKGILEFLGMLPFSVPGSVIALGVILAWSGKYGVNLYNTVWIILVAYIARYMAFSLRANSAALEQVHDSLVEAARVCGATMWQALKDVVLPLVRPGMFAAFFLIFLPSLRELTVSIMLYAPTTRTIGVAIYTLNEDGETVVSAALAGIALIIIVTGQILVERFMGARAKG